One genomic segment of Oreochromis aureus strain Israel breed Guangdong linkage group 9, ZZ_aureus, whole genome shotgun sequence includes these proteins:
- the LOC116319566 gene encoding myelin-associated glycoprotein-like: MSFVTVQSVNIMTDIMLLSLLLIPSTLAGCLDLTHLFITAPTEMEALSGSCLKIPCNFSGNGTDQFNTTTPVFGVWIKTNSNIFTYPNNEIFNSSGTVNIYPMNITGDLTQKNCTTLFSNLTTNYTNTYYFRIMNWPFRATAVCDPLQIKIKDSPWRPNITIPGDLKEKESVTITCSALTPCPHSPPQLTWNLTQDFNNKIEENTDGSFTTKIQQTITLSDTHDGKKISCSARYPVNQGKDTKTAETEETLSVSYAPKDTSASISPPGLVSAGSWVNLTCSSRAKPPVSNFTWFKKSRDGAVKVSEGEIYSFNVTDGGVYYCVATNDLGNQTSAEIHVIVAEKDEQSGKLFGVCIVVKTVGIILLVTTLVIFECWFRSRQFNKPETENIYVNKAAS; this comes from the exons ATGAGTTTTGTGACAGTCCAGTCTGTGAACATCATGACAGACATCATGTTACTGAGTCTCCTCTTAATTCCAA gCACTTTGGCTGGTTGTCTTGATCTTACACACTTATTCATCACTGCACCAACAGAGATGGAAGCTCTGAGTGGATCTTGTTTAAAAATCCCATGTAACTTTAGTGGAAATGGAACAGACCAGTTTAACACCACAACACCTGTCTTTGGAGTGTGGATTAAAACGAACTCCAATATTTTTACATATCCAAACAATGAGATCTTCAACAGCAGTGGGACGGTTAACATCTATCCAATGAACATTACAGGAGACCTGACACAGAAAAACTGCACCACTCTGTTTTCCAATTTAACCACAAATTATACAAACACATACTACTTCAGAATTATGAACTGGCCGTTCAGAGCAACAGCTGTTTGTGATCCTCttcaaataaaaattaaag ATTCTCCTTGGAGGCCCAATATTACAATCCCAGGTGATCTGAAGGAGAAGGAGTCTGTCACTATaacctgctcagctctcactccCTGTCCACACTCCCCTCCTCAACTCACCTGGAATCTCACACAAGACTTTAACAACAAAAtagaggaaaacacagatggAAGCTTTACAACTAAAATCCAGCAGACCATCACTCTGTCagacacacatgatggaaagaagatcagctgctctgccagatATCCTGTGAACCAAGGAAAAGACACcaagacagcagagacagaagagacTCTCAGTGTTTCAT aTGCTCCTAAAGACACCTCAGCATCCATCAGCCCACCAGGTTTGGTGTCAGCAGGCAGCTGGGTTAACCTGACCTGCTCCAGCAGAGCCAAACCTCCAGTCAGCAACTTCACCTGGTTCAAGAAGAGCAGAGATGGAGCTGTGAAAGTATCTGAAGGAGAGATTTACAGCTTCAATGTAACAGATGGAggagtttattactgtgtggcCACTAATGATCTGGGTAATCAGACATCAGCAGAGATTCACGTGATTGTTGCAGAAAAAG ATGAACAGTCAGGAAAACTGTTTGGTGTCTGCATTGTAGTGAAGACTGTGGGAATCATACTACTTGTAACCACACTGGTCATATTTGAGTG ctggTTTAGATCAAGACAGTTCAACAAACCAGAGACAGAAAACATCTACGTGAATAAAGCTGCATCATAG